In Saprospiraceae bacterium, a genomic segment contains:
- a CDS encoding amidohydrolase has product MRTQIIPKIKELASLLQDQLVEWRNHLHRWPELSFKEQKTSAFIQQILDQYGIVYKSGFAQYGIVGTLHGHQNEKRVIALRADMDALPIQEKNNCSYSSQNEGVMHACGHDVHMTWLLGALIILQQMKTQWGGTVKFIFQPGEEKLPGGASIMIAEGALENPRPDVIIGQHVQPGMDVGVVGLKAGQFMASCDELYIDILGKGGHAALAHLCIDPIKIASQVVIALQNLVDEEKKENQPIVLSIGKINSLGGATNVIPDQVRLEGTFRCLDESFREHMHSRIRKAIESICEKHGASASILIDLGYPSLINDENSTNQAKTFAMQYLGHENVEHLGTRMTSEDFAYYSQKVPAIFYRTGIGKEVSVHNPNFDIDERCLPVGAGLMAYLAMQLQVDLRD; this is encoded by the coding sequence CATCTGCTTTTATTCAGCAAATTTTAGATCAGTATGGTATTGTTTATAAGAGTGGATTTGCACAATATGGAATTGTAGGTACTTTGCATGGGCATCAAAATGAAAAACGCGTGATAGCCTTGCGTGCAGATATGGATGCGCTGCCTATTCAGGAAAAAAACAACTGTTCGTATAGTTCCCAAAATGAAGGCGTAATGCATGCCTGCGGTCACGATGTACATATGACTTGGTTATTGGGTGCATTGATTATTTTGCAGCAAATGAAAACCCAATGGGGTGGAACTGTTAAGTTTATTTTTCAACCCGGCGAAGAAAAATTACCTGGCGGGGCGTCTATAATGATCGCAGAAGGCGCACTTGAAAATCCGAGACCCGATGTTATAATAGGCCAGCATGTGCAGCCAGGAATGGATGTCGGAGTAGTAGGGCTGAAGGCTGGACAATTCATGGCATCTTGCGATGAATTGTATATTGATATTTTGGGGAAAGGCGGACATGCAGCTTTGGCGCATTTATGCATCGATCCCATCAAAATTGCTTCACAAGTTGTGATTGCACTTCAAAATCTGGTCGATGAAGAAAAAAAAGAAAACCAGCCAATCGTATTGAGTATCGGTAAAATAAACAGTCTCGGTGGTGCTACTAACGTGATTCCCGATCAAGTAAGATTGGAAGGAACTTTTCGGTGCTTGGATGAAAGTTTTCGTGAGCACATGCATAGCCGTATTCGCAAGGCCATCGAAAGTATTTGTGAAAAACACGGAGCATCTGCAAGCATTTTAATTGATTTGGGCTATCCTAGTCTGATCAATGATGAAAACAGCACAAATCAGGCGAAAACCTTTGCTATGCAATATTTAGGGCATGAAAATGTTGAGCATTTAGGTACAAGAATGACGTCTGAGGACTTTGCATATTACTCTCAAAAAGTTCCAGCGATCTTTTATCGGACCGGAATAGGTAAAGAGGTATCGGTACATAACCCAAATTTTGATATCGATGAACGATGTTTACCTGTAGGTGCTGGATTGATGGCCTACCTGGCAATGCAACTACAAGTGGACCTTCGCGATTGA
- a CDS encoding sigma-54-dependent Fis family transcriptional regulator: protein MARILIVDDEQAIRRALKDILLLEKYEVEEAVDGLDCLVKLKQKEFDVIILDIKMPKMDGMEALDKIEQLAPDTPVVMISGHATIDTAVEAVKKGAFDFISKPPDLNRLLITIRNAIDKSSLISEKKVLQKKVSKIKVQEIVGESKQILKVRETIDLVAPTDARVLVTGPNGTGKELVARWIHEKSNRSGGSIVEVNCAAIPSELIESELFGHEKGSFTSAIKQRIGKFELANGGTLFLDEVGDMSLSAQAKVLRALQENRITRVGGDKEIPVDVRVIAATNKDLREEIARGRFREDLYHRLAVIIVEVPSLNDRKDDIPLLVDYFVDLICYEYGMPVKKIDDAAIEELEKYNWTGNIRELRNVVERLIILSKNKIGRKEVLDYVIPASQRSFRFRELFEQFDNLQELNDFIKKEFNAFKTPA, encoded by the coding sequence ATGGCTAGAATTTTAATTGTCGATGATGAACAAGCCATACGAAGAGCACTAAAGGATATCCTTTTGCTCGAGAAGTATGAAGTAGAAGAGGCCGTGGATGGCCTTGATTGCCTGGTAAAGCTGAAGCAAAAAGAATTTGATGTCATTATCCTCGACATCAAAATGCCGAAGATGGACGGGATGGAAGCTCTCGATAAAATTGAGCAGTTGGCGCCGGATACTCCGGTAGTCATGATTAGTGGGCATGCAACTATTGATACAGCAGTTGAAGCAGTCAAAAAAGGAGCATTTGATTTTATATCCAAACCACCGGATCTCAACCGTTTGTTGATTACGATCCGAAATGCGATCGATAAATCTTCCCTGATCTCTGAAAAGAAAGTCCTTCAAAAGAAAGTTTCTAAAATAAAAGTTCAGGAAATTGTAGGTGAGTCTAAACAAATTCTGAAAGTGCGTGAGACCATTGATCTCGTGGCACCAACAGACGCACGGGTGTTAGTAACCGGACCCAATGGTACCGGAAAAGAATTGGTTGCCCGTTGGATCCATGAAAAAAGCAATCGCTCAGGAGGAAGTATAGTAGAGGTGAATTGTGCTGCTATTCCTTCAGAGTTAATAGAGAGCGAATTATTTGGACATGAGAAAGGTTCATTTACTTCAGCCATCAAACAACGCATCGGCAAATTCGAATTGGCGAATGGAGGTACTTTGTTTTTAGATGAAGTAGGAGATATGAGTTTGTCGGCACAAGCCAAAGTACTCCGTGCATTGCAGGAAAACAGGATCACCCGCGTTGGCGGTGACAAAGAAATACCCGTAGATGTTAGAGTCATTGCAGCTACCAACAAGGATTTGCGTGAGGAGATTGCCAGAGGCCGTTTCCGCGAAGACCTTTACCATCGTCTGGCAGTTATCATCGTGGAAGTACCATCACTCAACGACCGCAAAGATGATATTCCATTGCTGGTCGATTATTTTGTAGATCTGATCTGTTACGAATACGGAATGCCTGTTAAAAAAATTGACGATGCCGCCATTGAAGAACTAGAGAAATACAATTGGACAGGTAATATTCGAGAACTAAGAAACGTAGTCGAAAGATTGATCATTCTCTCTAAAAATAAAATAGGCAGAAAAGAAGTGTTGGATTATGTCATTCCGGCCAGTCAGCGAAGTTTCCGCTTCAGAGAATTGTTTGAGCAATTTGATAACTTACAAGAGCTCAACGATTTTATCAAAAAGGAGTTTAATGCGTTTAAAACGCCGGCTTGA
- a CDS encoding TIGR00730 family Rossman fold protein: MKTQKQWSQLKGENSWTMFKVLAEFVNGFETMNNIGPCISIFGSARVKEDHPHYQLAMRIAQALVDEGFGVITGGGPGIMEAVNKGAFINKGVSVGLNIHLPFEQSENDYIDRDKNLQHRYFFVRKVMFVKYSQAFIAMPGGFGTLDELFEVLTLTQTGRIHKVPIILVGKSFWAPLKDWIRTTMLENYNYVSEDDLTLMPVVDTPEEVVKEVLRFYEEGAGTSLRPTFEL, translated from the coding sequence ATGAAAACACAGAAACAATGGTCTCAACTCAAAGGTGAAAACAGCTGGACGATGTTTAAAGTCCTAGCTGAATTTGTCAATGGATTTGAAACGATGAATAATATCGGACCATGTATTTCGATTTTTGGCTCTGCCCGGGTAAAAGAGGATCATCCGCACTACCAATTAGCCATGCGAATCGCTCAGGCCCTTGTCGATGAAGGATTTGGAGTCATCACTGGAGGGGGGCCCGGAATTATGGAAGCTGTCAATAAGGGTGCTTTTATCAATAAAGGGGTTTCGGTTGGCTTGAATATTCACTTGCCCTTTGAACAGTCTGAAAACGATTACATTGATCGTGATAAAAATTTACAACACAGATATTTTTTTGTTAGAAAAGTGATGTTTGTGAAATATTCGCAGGCATTTATTGCCATGCCCGGTGGATTTGGTACACTCGATGAATTATTTGAAGTTTTAACGCTAACACAAACCGGAAGAATTCACAAAGTACCGATCATTTTGGTCGGTAAATCTTTTTGGGCTCCGCTTAAAGATTGGATTCGGACGACCATGCTTGAAAATTACAATTATGTCAGCGAGGATGATTTGACATTGATGCCGGTTGTGGATACTCCTGAAGAGGTAGTAAAAGAAGTCTTGAGATTTTATGAGGAAGGTGCTGGTACTTCATTACGTCCTACTTTTGAGTTATAG
- a CDS encoding choice-of-anchor B family protein — translation MPGLFTRVNCQELGVKRSKSTNLSYLKFIIQKCLIFLFILFIALVANIHAQAQKMKLLGHWRDSSIVGSAAYDNAFNEAWGLAVNGHEYAIIGSTAGTHFIDITDPTKPFERYRFPGAFNGDGVIHRDYDDYNCMLYAVCDEGNSSLQIIDFSNLPDTAFVVYDSREFMTRVHNIYLDVPKARLYTCAESGVAGFKALGLYDLSDPAKPKFVGHYNRFGDITASHIHDAFARNDTVYLNCGNDGFAIMDFSDATDPKAIFTAKPNEYPHSGYNHSGWLTPDGKTYVMADENHGLPLKIYDLNDISNAQVVSLLYANKDTSVAIPHNPLVSCDYAYVSYYYDGLQVYNIIDPQEPKLEYYYPTSVLPNNRNYKGSWGNYPYLPSGNIVIADMQNGLFVVEGIEKLCNSVYNCLKVSTHDNLENKGLQVYPIPADENLKISLPESMVAETYAILSLTGLPIQTGTFTTTKMEVAIDRIMPGMYVFVIYTKQQVLFRQTFIKE, via the coding sequence ATGCCGGGATTATTTACAAGAGTCAATTGTCAAGAGTTAGGAGTTAAAAGGTCAAAATCAACGAACTTGAGTTATTTAAAATTTATAATCCAGAAATGTCTAATTTTTCTCTTTATACTTTTTATTGCTTTAGTTGCCAATATCCACGCACAGGCTCAAAAAATGAAACTGCTTGGGCATTGGAGGGATAGCAGCATTGTAGGCTCAGCGGCTTATGACAATGCCTTCAATGAAGCATGGGGCCTTGCAGTCAATGGCCATGAATATGCTATCATTGGATCGACTGCTGGTACTCATTTTATTGATATCACAGACCCAACAAAGCCATTTGAACGATATAGATTTCCGGGTGCTTTTAATGGAGATGGGGTTATTCATCGAGACTATGACGATTACAATTGCATGTTGTACGCGGTATGCGATGAAGGTAATAGTTCGCTTCAGATCATCGACTTCTCGAATTTGCCAGATACCGCTTTTGTCGTATATGATTCAAGAGAGTTTATGACAAGAGTCCACAATATTTATTTAGATGTTCCAAAAGCAAGATTGTATACTTGTGCAGAATCAGGTGTAGCAGGATTCAAAGCGCTGGGTCTTTACGATCTTTCGGATCCGGCGAAACCAAAGTTTGTAGGACATTACAACAGATTCGGAGATATTACGGCTTCTCATATTCACGATGCATTTGCAAGAAATGATACGGTTTACCTGAACTGCGGGAATGACGGTTTCGCCATCATGGATTTTAGCGATGCCACCGATCCGAAAGCCATTTTTACGGCCAAACCCAATGAATACCCCCATTCAGGATACAACCATTCCGGTTGGCTAACACCAGATGGAAAAACTTATGTAATGGCGGATGAAAATCACGGGCTCCCTTTGAAAATATATGACCTCAACGACATTAGCAATGCACAAGTAGTCTCCTTGCTATATGCCAACAAAGATACTTCGGTCGCCATTCCACATAACCCATTGGTTAGTTGTGATTACGCTTATGTGTCTTACTATTATGATGGACTGCAAGTTTATAACATCATTGATCCACAAGAACCGAAACTCGAATATTACTACCCCACTTCAGTGTTGCCAAATAATAGAAATTACAAGGGTTCTTGGGGTAATTACCCATATCTTCCTTCTGGGAATATTGTCATTGCAGATATGCAGAATGGATTATTTGTGGTAGAAGGAATTGAAAAGCTTTGCAATTCAGTTTACAATTGCCTTAAGGTATCAACCCACGATAATTTAGAAAATAAAGGATTGCAAGTTTATCCAATTCCGGCAGATGAGAATTTGAAGATTTCACTGCCTGAAAGCATGGTTGCAGAAACGTATGCTATTTTATCATTGACCGGACTACCCATCCAAACTGGAACCTTCACTACAACAAAAATGGAAGTAGCTATAGATCGGATAATGCCAGGAATGTATGTATTCGTTATTTATACTAAACAACAGGTATTGTTCAGACAAACCTTTATCAAAGAATAA
- the recN gene encoding DNA repair protein RecN, with translation MLKTLFIKNYALIDELTISWNKGLTTITGETGAGKSIIIGALQLATGERSDSKVIRVPEIKCIVEASFSCPDALRNKLIQEFDLDESEEIILRREIYPTGKSRCFVNDSPKLLSELEQIGNYLLVIHQQFDHLDFYDRKFQLEVIDTYAGNTQLLADYQIQYKQLIEKLREQKELERQIQETIREKEFLSFQLNELEQAQLKEGEITQLEQELNLATKAEDLNAFSIQISEAINTDNGIVDKLQTCLGLIRQILLNDQLKNLFQRLENVKLDLEDIARELEQIADHSEANPERIVQLNQRLDLLNSLLKKHRLNTDHELIALLDQINSKLDLMEHSDEKLQDINKEISILQKSLQVISSQLSVSRKKIIKELQSKTIALLQKLGMEFARFEIQMIQDQPLTESGSDLVEFLFSANKGNVLKSLKDQSSGGELARFNLAIKALMASKNDTSCLVFDEIDTGVSGQIALQMGTILKSIAMQQQVICITHSPQVASRAASHYYVYKQHQDQSSETKIRPLDEKERIVELAKMLSGEPPTKAAINNASELLHLKDQ, from the coding sequence ATGCTGAAAACACTATTTATTAAAAATTATGCACTCATCGATGAGTTGACAATTTCGTGGAATAAAGGCCTTACAACTATTACAGGAGAAACGGGAGCAGGAAAATCAATTATCATAGGTGCTTTACAATTGGCTACCGGCGAAAGGTCAGATTCAAAAGTTATCAGAGTTCCTGAAATAAAATGTATTGTAGAAGCCAGTTTCAGCTGTCCTGATGCTTTGCGCAATAAACTGATTCAGGAATTTGATCTCGACGAGTCTGAAGAAATTATATTGCGCCGCGAAATTTATCCTACCGGAAAATCAAGATGCTTTGTAAATGACAGTCCCAAATTATTGTCTGAACTCGAACAAATCGGAAATTACTTACTGGTCATACACCAGCAATTTGATCACCTTGATTTTTACGACCGCAAATTTCAATTGGAAGTTATCGATACATATGCCGGTAATACGCAATTGCTTGCAGACTACCAAATACAATACAAACAACTTATTGAAAAATTAAGAGAACAAAAAGAATTAGAGCGGCAAATACAAGAAACTATCCGTGAAAAAGAATTTTTATCCTTCCAATTAAACGAATTGGAACAGGCGCAATTAAAGGAAGGAGAAATTACACAACTCGAGCAGGAATTAAATTTAGCGACTAAGGCAGAAGATTTAAACGCCTTTAGTATTCAGATCAGTGAAGCCATCAACACAGACAATGGAATAGTTGACAAATTGCAAACTTGTTTAGGTTTGATCCGGCAGATTTTATTAAACGACCAGCTTAAAAATTTGTTCCAGCGTCTGGAAAATGTTAAACTAGATCTTGAAGATATTGCACGTGAATTGGAACAAATTGCAGATCACTCGGAAGCAAATCCGGAACGCATTGTTCAATTAAATCAAAGATTGGATTTGCTCAATAGTTTACTCAAAAAGCATCGTTTGAATACAGACCATGAATTAATCGCGTTGCTGGATCAAATAAATTCCAAACTGGATCTTATGGAACATTCTGATGAAAAACTCCAAGATATCAATAAAGAAATTTCAATACTTCAAAAATCTCTGCAAGTTATATCATCGCAACTAAGTGTTAGTCGCAAAAAAATCATCAAAGAATTGCAATCAAAAACCATTGCCTTGTTGCAAAAACTAGGAATGGAGTTCGCGCGTTTTGAAATTCAAATGATACAGGACCAGCCATTAACTGAATCAGGTTCTGATCTTGTTGAATTCTTATTTTCTGCAAATAAAGGCAATGTACTAAAGTCATTAAAAGATCAGAGTTCCGGAGGTGAATTGGCAAGATTTAACCTCGCTATCAAAGCACTTATGGCCAGCAAAAACGATACAAGTTGTTTGGTATTTGATGAAATTGATACCGGGGTGTCTGGACAAATTGCATTGCAAATGGGTACAATTTTAAAAAGTATTGCGATGCAACAACAAGTCATATGTATAACACATTCACCACAAGTCGCATCGAGAGCAGCATCGCATTATTATGTATACAAACAACATCAAGATCAGTCAAGTGAAACAAAAATAAGACCCCTTGATGAAAAGGAAAGGATCGTTGAACTTGCAAAAATGCTAAGTGGTGAACCCCCAACTAAAGCAGCCATTAACAACGCATCCGAATTGCTGCATTTAAAGGATCAATGA
- a CDS encoding tetratricopeptide repeat protein, with amino-acid sequence MGQKAKKNKPNQAEPVKIQTQNESIPGLRYLYILLAFTFLIFSPSLKCDFVNWDDDRNVYENILVKEFDVVGIFTQNVIGNYNPLSILSFALEHKFFGMDPKVMHFNNVLLHLLCVFFSFLIFSKLGLQMRFALLATAFFALHPLRVESVTWLTERKDVLYGLFFSSAIWLYLKNLEEYKSTRAILIFILFVLGLFAKIQMVSLPLTMLAIDYWKNRPIQMKLVFEKWHFFLGALAFGILGIIFLKDQGSLETNEAVHTGFSRLFIGSFSLLIYLIKCLIPFRMSPLYPYPESLSLWHYISMPIVLSLLAYIWYAFKKEKKAVVFGFSFFFVNIVFLLQILGAGQGYLADRFTYIAYMGLFFLFAYLAQTWSEKKPEYITAILSACITYLMVFSFLAYKQTKIWKDSGTLWTHVLQYYKNTPLPYNNRANFYRDQKKFDLALQDYSNAIKYKAGHATYNSRAKLFFQRNEDEKALLDYDKAISLNPIAEYYVNRGAAKAKLGRTEEAFADINKGLSVDPNWKTGYLNRSILYNQRGQYDLAAADIDRYLKYDASNADLWYEGARCYRAINQFEKALEYYSKAIRLKPNVGLFYLERGRTYQILGKTQLADQDLNKAQQMGESIR; translated from the coding sequence ATGGGTCAAAAAGCAAAAAAAAACAAACCAAACCAAGCTGAGCCTGTCAAAATACAGACCCAGAATGAAAGCATCCCGGGGTTGCGATACCTTTATATTTTACTTGCGTTTACCTTTCTGATATTTAGTCCGTCACTCAAGTGTGATTTCGTAAATTGGGATGATGACCGCAATGTCTATGAAAATATACTGGTCAAGGAATTTGATGTCGTAGGCATTTTTACTCAAAATGTAATAGGTAACTATAATCCCCTCAGTATTTTGAGCTTTGCGTTGGAGCACAAATTTTTTGGAATGGATCCCAAAGTGATGCATTTCAATAATGTTTTATTACATCTGCTTTGTGTATTTTTTTCATTTTTAATATTTAGTAAATTAGGTTTGCAAATGAGGTTTGCTCTTTTGGCAACTGCCTTTTTCGCGCTACATCCGCTTCGCGTCGAATCGGTCACCTGGCTTACGGAACGAAAGGATGTTTTATATGGCTTATTCTTCAGCTCAGCTATTTGGCTATACTTAAAAAATCTCGAAGAATATAAATCCACCAGAGCTATTTTGATATTTATTTTATTTGTATTGGGCCTGTTTGCAAAAATCCAAATGGTGAGTTTACCTCTGACAATGCTGGCTATTGATTATTGGAAAAACAGACCGATTCAAATGAAGCTGGTTTTTGAAAAATGGCATTTCTTTTTGGGAGCATTGGCATTTGGAATACTAGGCATCATCTTTTTGAAGGATCAGGGCTCATTGGAAACGAATGAAGCAGTGCATACGGGATTCTCAAGGCTGTTTATTGGTAGTTTTAGTTTGTTGATCTATCTCATAAAGTGTTTGATTCCGTTCAGGATGTCGCCCCTTTATCCTTATCCTGAATCATTGAGTCTATGGCATTATATTTCGATGCCAATAGTTTTATCATTGCTGGCATACATTTGGTATGCATTCAAAAAAGAAAAGAAAGCAGTTGTTTTCGGATTTAGTTTCTTTTTTGTAAACATCGTTTTTCTGTTGCAGATCCTGGGCGCCGGACAAGGATATCTTGCAGACAGATTTACTTACATTGCCTACATGGGATTGTTTTTTCTATTCGCCTATTTAGCACAAACTTGGTCCGAAAAAAAACCAGAATATATCACAGCCATTTTATCAGCCTGCATAACCTATTTAATGGTATTTTCATTTTTAGCCTATAAGCAAACTAAAATCTGGAAAGACTCAGGCACACTTTGGACTCACGTACTTCAATACTATAAAAACACACCCCTTCCTTATAATAACAGGGCTAATTTTTACAGAGACCAGAAAAAATTTGATTTAGCACTTCAAGATTATAGTAATGCAATTAAATACAAAGCCGGACACGCTACCTATAATAGCAGGGCAAAATTATTCTTTCAGCGCAATGAAGATGAAAAAGCATTACTGGATTATGATAAAGCCATAAGTTTGAATCCTATCGCAGAATATTATGTAAACAGAGGCGCAGCTAAAGCCAAACTTGGAAGAACGGAAGAAGCTTTTGCAGACATCAATAAAGGATTAAGTGTCGATCCCAATTGGAAAACAGGATATTTAAATCGCTCCATCCTCTATAACCAAAGAGGGCAATACGATTTGGCAGCAGCGGATATTGATCGCTATTTAAAATATGATGCCAGCAATGCCGATTTATGGTATGAAGGAGCAAGATGTTACCGGGCTATCAATCAATTTGAGAAAGCGCTTGAATATTATTCCAAAGCCATTCGCTTAAAACCTAATGTTGGTCTGTTTTATCTCGAAAGAGGAAGAACATATCAGATACTCGGCAAAACACAACTTGCTGATCAGGATTTGAACAAAGCACAGCAAATGGGCGAATCTATACGTTAA
- the lpxD gene encoding UDP-3-O-(3-hydroxymyristoyl)glucosamine N-acyltransferase: protein MKITTGELARMVDGLLEGDPDIWITHPCKIEEGEEGSISFLANPKYESYIYQTRASAVIVEKGFQPKEKIGAALIRVDNVYLTVGKLLSQFEESKIAYTGVHPTAIIEPTTQLGNHVSVGPYTVISDACRIGDQSKIYGHVFLDKNVSIGQRVIIYPGVKIYKACVIGNDCIIHSNVVIGSDGFGFSPDEKGSYQKIAQLGNVEIGNNVEIGANTTIDRGTMGDTRVGNGCKLDNLIQIAHNVQIGEHTVIAAQTGIAGSTRIGSFCQIGGQVGIAGHLTIADGTLIQAQSGIASSLESANGKWYGSPAIEYLAYLRSFAEFKALPTLAKRIKVLEDRLKS from the coding sequence GTGAAAATAACAACAGGTGAATTAGCCAGAATGGTCGATGGTTTATTGGAGGGGGATCCGGATATTTGGATCACCCATCCCTGCAAGATAGAAGAGGGGGAAGAAGGGAGCATTAGTTTTCTTGCTAACCCAAAATATGAGTCCTATATTTATCAAACCCGGGCCTCAGCTGTCATCGTCGAAAAGGGCTTTCAACCAAAGGAAAAGATTGGTGCTGCACTCATTCGGGTAGACAATGTCTATCTGACTGTGGGCAAGCTCCTTAGCCAATTCGAAGAATCCAAAATTGCCTATACAGGTGTACATCCTACCGCCATTATTGAGCCAACAACCCAACTAGGTAATCATGTAAGTGTTGGTCCCTATACCGTTATATCTGATGCTTGCCGGATAGGTGATCAATCAAAGATCTATGGCCATGTGTTTTTGGATAAAAATGTGAGTATCGGACAAAGGGTGATCATTTATCCCGGTGTTAAAATTTATAAAGCGTGTGTTATAGGGAATGATTGTATCATTCACTCAAATGTGGTCATCGGATCCGACGGTTTTGGCTTTTCTCCTGACGAGAAAGGCAGTTATCAGAAAATAGCTCAATTAGGCAATGTTGAAATTGGAAATAATGTTGAAATAGGAGCAAATACCACGATCGATAGAGGAACCATGGGCGACACGCGAGTTGGAAACGGCTGTAAGTTGGATAACCTCATACAAATAGCCCATAACGTTCAGATTGGTGAACACACGGTTATAGCTGCTCAAACAGGGATAGCCGGAAGTACGCGCATAGGTTCCTTTTGCCAAATTGGCGGCCAGGTTGGCATCGCCGGGCATTTGACCATTGCCGATGGGACGCTAATCCAAGCTCAATCAGGTATCGCCAGTTCACTGGAAAGCGCTAATGGCAAATGGTACGGATCTCCTGCCATTGAATATTTGGCCTATCTGCGTTCTTTCGCAGAATTCAAAGCTTTGCCTACTTTAGCAAAGCGCATTAAAGTACTAGAAGATCGCCTTAAATCTTAA
- a CDS encoding bifunctional UDP-3-O-[3-hydroxymyristoyl] N-acetylglucosamine deacetylase/3-hydroxyacyl-ACP dehydratase, producing MEQVCKQSTIQKEVQIEGIGLHTGSFVRMTFQPAPENHGIRFQRTDLEGQPIILADVSKVASTNRGTTLQEGAAQVWTVEHVLSALVGLGIDNVLILINGPEIPIKDGSAIDFVDALESAGKVFQTANREFFKITEPISFEDPETGAEFLAMPSEKLEITTMIDFNSKIIAPQYATLGKIEDYKTEIAPCRTFVFLHELEKLIDQNLIKGGDLNNAIVIVDRMMNQEELDVLARKLNKPSVKVEKEGVLNTIKLYFDNEPARHKLLDVMGDLALVGRPIIGNILTKKPGHKLNIEFAKILKRKMIEQRRMSGMPIYDPDKPVIYDIEQIKNLLPHRYPFLLLDKVIELTDKMVVGVKNVTGNEAFFQGHFPGNNVFPGVLQIEALAQTGGILALSTVEDKGQWDTYFLKIDTARFKQKVVPGDTLILKMELAAPIRRGIVQMLGTAYVGTKVVCEADLTAQIVKRGS from the coding sequence ATGGAACAAGTTTGCAAACAATCTACTATTCAAAAAGAAGTCCAAATAGAAGGAATTGGACTCCATACAGGCTCATTTGTGCGGATGACATTTCAGCCAGCACCAGAGAATCATGGAATTCGTTTTCAAAGAACAGACCTGGAAGGCCAACCCATCATTTTAGCAGATGTCAGCAAAGTAGCATCCACTAATCGGGGAACGACTTTACAGGAAGGTGCTGCTCAGGTTTGGACGGTAGAACATGTTTTGTCGGCACTCGTCGGACTGGGAATAGATAATGTTCTCATTTTAATAAATGGACCAGAAATTCCTATCAAAGACGGAAGTGCTATTGATTTTGTGGATGCACTGGAATCAGCCGGAAAAGTATTCCAAACTGCGAACCGTGAATTTTTTAAAATTACAGAACCCATTTCTTTTGAAGATCCTGAAACGGGAGCTGAATTTCTGGCTATGCCATCCGAAAAATTAGAGATCACAACGATGATTGATTTTAATTCAAAGATTATTGCCCCACAATATGCTACCCTGGGCAAAATTGAAGACTATAAAACCGAAATAGCTCCTTGTAGAACTTTTGTGTTTTTGCACGAATTGGAAAAATTGATTGATCAAAACCTGATTAAAGGTGGTGATTTAAATAATGCTATAGTCATTGTTGACAGAATGATGAACCAGGAAGAATTGGATGTTCTGGCTCGTAAACTGAATAAACCCAGTGTTAAAGTTGAAAAAGAAGGTGTTTTGAATACCATCAAATTGTATTTCGACAATGAACCGGCCAGACATAAATTATTAGATGTCATGGGCGATTTGGCATTGGTAGGAAGGCCTATTATTGGAAATATTTTGACTAAAAAACCTGGCCATAAACTCAATATTGAATTTGCGAAAATTCTAAAGAGGAAAATGATCGAACAGCGTAGAATGTCTGGAATGCCGATTTATGATCCGGATAAACCTGTCATTTACGATATAGAACAGATCAAAAATTTGTTACCGCACCGATACCCATTCCTGTTATTGGATAAAGTTATCGAGCTCACCGATAAAATGGTTGTTGGTGTAAAAAATGTTACCGGAAATGAAGCCTTTTTTCAAGGACATTTTCCGGGCAATAATGTATTTCCAGGGGTCTTGCAAATTGAAGCCCTGGCCCAGACTGGTGGAATTTTGGCACTATCAACTGTGGAAGACAAAGGGCAATGGGATACTTATTTTCTTAAAATTGATACTGCCAGATTTAAGCAAAAAGTAGTTCCGGGCGACACCTTAATATTAAAGATGGAATTAGCCGCCCCCATTCGAAGAGGAATAGTTCAAATGCTTGGCACGGCTTATGTAGGTACTAAAGTGGTTTGCGAAGCAGACTTAACAGCGCAAATAGTGAAAAGAGGATCATGA